One Corvus moneduloides isolate bCorMon1 chromosome Z, bCorMon1.pri, whole genome shotgun sequence genomic window carries:
- the STARD4 gene encoding stAR-related lipid transfer protein 4, protein MDPLPNPAPLASKLRNTLVRYHSIGDGEWRVAKKTKDATVWRKPSEEFSGYLYKAQGVVEDVTNRIVDHIRPGPYRLDWDSLMTSMDIMETFEENCCVMRYTTAGQLWNIIAPREFVDFSYTTSYEDGLLTCGISLDYGEVTPNFVRGFNHPCGWFCVPLKDSPGHSLLTGYIQTELRGMLPQSAVDTAMSSTLANFYSDLKKALKT, encoded by the exons ATGGATCCCCTGCCCAATCCTGCGCCCCTGGCCTCGAAGCTGCGGAACACGCTGGTTCGGTACCATAGCATCGGAGACGGCGAGTGGAGGGTGGCGAAGAAAACC aaagatgCAACGGTGTGGCGTAAACCATCAGAGGAATTCAGTGGATACCT CTACAAAGCTCAAGGAGTGGTGGAAGATGTTACTAACAGAATAGTGGATCATATTCGCCCTGGACCTTACAGGCTAGACTGGGACAGCCTAATGACTTCAATGGACATCATGGAAACATTTGAAGAG AACTGCTGTGTGATGCGCTATACAACTGCCGGCCAGCTGTGGAACATCATAGCACCAAGGGAGTTTGTTGATTTCTCTTACACCACGAGCTATGAAGATGGGCTCCTAACATGTG GTATAAGCCTGGACTATGGAGAGGTGACACCGAATTTTGTCCGTGGATTCAATCACCCTTGCGGTTGGTTCTGTGTCCCTCTCAAGGACTCTCCCGGCCACAGTCTTTTGACCGGCTACATCCAGACTGAGCTGCGAGGGATGCTACCACAGTCTGCAGTAGACACTGCCATGTCTAGTACTCTGGCCAATTTCTACTCTGACCTCAAAAAGGCACTCAAAACATAG